The DNA sequence aagatttgaatataaataaataaaaatgtttaataataaatcaaatgatccggaatttttttcatcgacAGTCACTACAGAAAcgtaagtaaatatatattagtgtcaggtattttagtaattttgaaatttaatttgttctactaaaaaaaatttgtttagattttctattaaatgttAGAAAAAGTTTAAGTATTTTGTTGTTTGTTGCCGAATAATATCGTAAGaatgatgattttaaaaaattaaaccacaaattattttttctatatttattagaaagtATAAAGACTCTCACGcatcaagatatttttttaattgatttaaaccaagaaaaaaaaattttaaattcaatgcatcccaagtagcacagagtcaactttaagatgtcttttaaaaggacaagacaaatttgtttttgtttcaaaGTCATCTTTTTTGGTATGAATATGACATGCAAATGTTGGTTCCGGAGACAGAGACAACTTGTGTTGTTTTTCCTGTTTCATGTCAATTGAAAAGTCGTTTAGATGACTTATTTTAccactatttgtaatttactttttgccGTCACTTGTGTTAAGTCTTTTAACTAGgtattttttcggtgacataaatttctgattgttTTGTCAACATATTGATGCCTTATTGGCAAGGTAAAAGGTAGCCTAAAAACATATCTTATAGACGTCATTTTAAGACATGATAACAAATAGCTGTCTTAAATTTAACAAGaagtcaacaattttttgtgCCGCTTAGAATTAAACTCAAATTTTCCAAGAATTTTTCGCCCATAttatacacatattttttaggCCGACAACAATGAAATTCTTAGATTACCAAAGTAACGGACACTAATataagtattataattttacaaatttttatttatgtactatactcattattattattttttttacagtgaaaaATCATGTCATTCATTACAAACAGATgacttaatttataaaaataaaaacatacaaTCTACTATACAACATAGTGTtgaggtaaatatataattaatatttattacttcatatatgtatacaaatatatattgcacgttaaaatattattttttatttattattcacgcCCACgcaaattacaataataataattcatggTAAATTTACTAATCCACcagatttgtttttatttattaagaagaGAAGATGGTCTTTCAGAATaccttctttattaaaattcataaaacttgcgacattattaagcatcattccaagaatattctgctaaattttcgtaaaaaagtattgaaaaataagccaatggtagtggggagagacgagtcacctaAAAAAAGCTTTTATGCGGTAGTCAGGATTAATCATGGCTGCCttatctgaaatcaaaaaaccaaaaagatttctttagtacataagtttattttGGATGTTAAcgaaggattttttaaaattactacttattttttaagtaaacaatAGGAGCAATTTTCAGTTAAAAtcagagtttttttattgcaccTTTACcgaaacttaaaaaatgaatattttgtttattcctttGTTTAAATccaagataaacttatgtactgTAATACCAAGTGCGCACTTGGAATCTTGCTTAAACAATATcattataagaataattaaccgacacttttattaatatcttgTTAACGATCTAAAGTAGAATATACTTGTatcaactttactgatgagcccaACAAGTAGATTCGGAGCGAAACTGATtcataataacatttttaaaacttacatTCTATTCTATAAATGTATGGTATTACAGTGcgtactaaaattattagtcTACATGTAGTCATTCATGCAAAACATAGAATCTAAGACATATTTTGTCAATTAAGTAGACCAGGAAAGCCTTGATTcctttaataacaaataataataacaatgcaTACATTCAGCGTCATaatgctgctctgcgagtactttaTTACCACCTTAGTCACACGCACGGTATCGATAAGACAGcagtgctgccttatctgccagaagatattccgcaagttaTTGAGAATGACCATTGCTGCATTTATTGGATCGTGGCATTCGCAACAACTCGGAAAATTGGCCACAACAAACCTGATATCGTGCTCTTCCATAAAACCACTCAATTGTTCTCAGCACCTACTGAATATAACATCGCAGTTACAGAAGAGCACAAACGACAGATATATCAGGATCTTCTGTTTGAAATTGACAAACTTTACCCAGGTTACCGTGTCAGGCTTGTCGTACTCGTTATTGGAGTCCTTGGAGGGATGAAACAGTCTTTTGTATCTGCACTAGCTAGAATACCAACTTGTTCGTCGCAAGTTGTGTTACTGGCATCGGAGGTACAGAAGGCTGCTATTCTCGGATCTCTCCGACTATTtaggcaacgaaacttggctTGCTGCATTTGCTAACCATATTGTTGATGGAGCAGCCCTCagtagagtcggactacctcttgaaaatttaattaaacaaataataataataataaattttaattaagacaCAAACAGAAGCTGGGCAAGCACCGAAAGACGTTGCTGTTGATTATGATAAATTAGcagcatttttaaataaagtaacgCCCAAAGTACTTGAAGCACTTGATGAAATATATGACAATCATACTATTAATTCATATGAACCTATTGGATCACGTGACAATGATTATCAATtgaaattactaaataaattttctaccaTTGATGAATTTGACAAACAGGTAAATGATTTTAGACTAATTAGCAATCGTTAATCATCAGAAAGTCTTCGATAATAAGCTAATTAAAATGATtggattttcagaaaaaaataagctcATTGAGTTGGAATAAAAATGGCGGAGCTCTTGCTGTGGCGTACAGTAACAATCACACTGCGTGGTGCGATCATCAATCgcgtattaaattttacaatttaaatcgcaatgatgataaattgagTGAAGCTGAGctcaaaaattatgaaactaaTTCATGTGTTACATGCTTGGCTTATCATCCTATTGAGCCGTCTATTATTGCCGCTGGTTTAtttaatggtaattattattatcttacttttaaatcttattCAATACTTTCACCAGATTTCTCGCTCTAAAACCAGGAAAATGTTACTGCCATTACAACTCTTAATCTAAGAGTAGGGTTGCGATGCGTCCTGGTTtctcttaaattttatgagtaCGAAaaactttaacttttttattgcctttatttaatttatattcagtAAGAATTTTCattccatttaaatattgttctgATGACGGAGGCAATACGTCTCCTTCTTCTTCAACTTCATCAGCCCAACTGGACTTAACGTCATACGCTACTGGCATTTCtgttgatataattaattaatattaattcattatttataattaaaatatttttttaaatttaaattatgggATTTTCCAGACATCTGGTTTTTAAGAGTCCGGGGCAATCCAGGCAGGTCTTTTTTTGTCCGGGTTTTTTACCGTCcaacttttaaaaagttaataataaaaaactatttagcgggtttatttttgtttaacagtaggcaaaaaaagtaaaaaattaaaacccaGTAAAATTGCTGCCATACttttaactaaatataattttaatatttatgattgtttgaaatattattattatttataaagcaaagacgatgttttaaaaaaaaaattaatagtgttGCTAAATATCTGCgagattaataaaataaatttaataaaaaaattttgatcaataaaaaaataattaataaataaaagttgatcataattatttaaaattaaattattttaataaaaacaaaaatatacagtttggtttaatacaaaaaaataaaaaatgttcgttaaaaaaaaaaaaaaacctgctccgtttgtttattttattaaaataattaaaattttcagttgtctggtttttttttttaatatccggATTTTCGAACTCTCATTTCCGGAGTtcgaaaaaaatcagtttctatacaaatttttaatcaggttTCCTTACTAATgtaaatatgattatttacttataaataagaaaaattttaatttaataggtGATGTATTACTATGGAATATTGCTGATAATTTATCCCAGCCATTACAAATTATCGTACATAATGAAGTTGTAACATCATTAATGTGGCGACGTACAACAATAACTACAGATTCATCATTATTGATAACAACAAGCTCCGAtggttatatttatataaataaactaattgacaatttcactgattcaaaACTTATAAATCGGTACtaacttttttgtaaaacttaattttatatcCTTATTCAATTATACAATTGGACGTAGATAAGCAATAACGTAAATAAGAAATCATTTGGTACCAAAATatcacaaatttatttttttggctaCGTTAATGCTTATCTACGtccaattatttaattgaaccattaaataaataagtaaattaatttttacagattcaaaattataaaagaacatAATCCAGTTGAAAATAGTCGACCCCCAAGTGCCAGTGGCCGGTATGAACGGACTATAGAACCAGGACTATCAATAACATGTCTAGATATATCATATAAAaacaatgatatatttattgtcgGTACTTTATGCGGTGGTTTATATAAATGCAGTTTTAATGCGACGACTCCAGTCCAAGgtgtgttaattatttataaaataattatttattttaaattactaacaacagttgttttttttttttttttaaggagaCGAATCATTGATTGATCCAGTTGTTGATGAATATGAACGCTGCGATGGTTCTATTGTTGATTTAAAATGTCTGAGTGtacatgatattttaataacttgtaACAGTAACAAAGAAATACgtatttttaatgttactgaggtaataattcattattttattttacataattagtgaattatttattatttatattaatttacaagcTTATTATTTTAGATGACGATGATACGGATTATTAATATGGAACATACTGTAACAGGATTgaactttataaataacattataGTAACATATGGCGCTGATGAgatgatcaaattttttaatgtcaattcTGGACAAATTTGTTcggatttgaaaataaaatgtcagaATCATTTAATTAGTTCCCTAGATATTTcgttaaaaaggtaatttttctatttattattacccAAGTAACtcctgtttaaaaatattgattgaaaagaattaaaaatgatgaaatgaTGGTGCAGCCAAAAGTTTCTGACTTAAGGCCATACTATTCCTTCCCCAGCAGTTTTAACTTGagatcttgagcaagccatgcgcAGGGTAGATTCAACATGCTTCTGGCACCAATTTTCCCCTAGAATTGAATAATAACTTCACCAAAATTCTTGTGTAAGGTTAGCATAAGACTGCAATTCAAATCTGCCTCAAATATCTGGAGCAAGACCCATAGGTGAATGGTGACGCTAGCAACTATCGAACTTGAGAGTAGGCTTGTACAAGCCTTGAAAAAAACTGCTATATGGGTAGacacagtatttttttcaaatagttGAAGTAATTAATCATACTTCACTATTCTTaagaaagttttatataaatctgTATCTTAAATCTTAATTGGGTCTGCATAATCAGTCTTGGACAATTCTAAGGCAAGAAATTTCTGCAAGATGTCTTAAAAAAATGGGCGTGTTTCGTTGAACTAAGTCCTGAGTGAACTTAGTTAAGCCAAACACGTCCAATATTTGTATTACTTGGCTAAGATCCTTGTGTAAGACCTATTAGTTCAGACTTGctgaaaaattgtttgaagTATCTGCAGACTGCTGCCTTTACTTTGTTACTTTCTGACCCGTGGAcaaggttaaaaaaataaacccgaTGTCTTAAGGGATTCCGCAGCAATTTTTTCTTACCATTGTCATATTAAATATCTTGGTTAAAAATTGCTGCAGACTGTTTCTACAGATTACGTAAATCTTTAGGAAGAATCTTAAGTAAGACTTGATGAAATCTGCAGATACGAAATCCATCTTGTTTAAATCTTCCGTAAGAGACTTGCTGAAGGATTCTCGTCCACTAATTTATctaacttttaaataacacatatttgtgaaatttcatatGTGTCATAGGTGACATTTTGATCCTTGCGTGAATAaatgactaattttttaaaatggcaAAGATTAAAACAATGCtgctaatatatataacttgtatttatatttttgttgcaGAAATACTATAGCTATTGGTGATGTACTTGGTAATTTAGAAGTATGGAAAGTTCCACCTCAAACAACAATTAACTGATATTATTTgtgattgtaattttattaacagtttttttgcacatttttaataaacaattttataaaaataaatctttaatttatattttattctttgacGTTTTCTTTGGTTCCCAAATTGACTCCTGGTTAAAATctaaaacgaaaataaaaatactcgtTACTTAAATGTGTCattgagtaaattttaaacaatttgttatattttatttttgaatatatacatatattttaattcaaaaaccTTGTAAACTATCTGTAGATCATCGACCTTGGGAATTTAAGTATTCTCAAAATATGTCCTTGGAATTTGTTTCATGTTTTGAAACTAGAGTCACTAAATCTGAAAGATAAATTTCTtcatcatttgaaaaaataaaatattacatttttttcagtataaccttcatatatatatgaagtcAAAGacccattatttttttttttataaattatcagtttttcaagtaggacaaaaaaaaaatcgcctgaatatatatatggtttAAAAATGAGATCaatgacttgaaaaaaaaaaaaaaatgatcaaaattttgaataaacaaaataatctcattatttaatatatatgataattgataacaaatataaaaacaaaaatttccaaacgacctcaaataaatttaaagatttactTGACTGAGATGACCTAACTCTCGAGGTCACACTGGTCATCGGCCGGGTCATGACCGCCAGcttgaataaaattctcaaaacaaaaaaaataactaaatattaaaaataattcataccTGCCATCATTTAATggatacaaaaatttttttttttatcataatctcacatcattaaatttttctaacaaaATAACGAGACCAGTACCCGGGcgatcaataattattttgcttaacttagaaaaatatttacaagtataattttttttttcctagttcttcatatattttatgggcattaaaattttttaaatttatatacaaaagttttaaaaattttttcactggCCCGTGGTTGGTCTTATTACATTttcttgaataatttatttttattactcgaTGATATTTTCTGTTGTCatgttgtgaaaaaaaaacttccgtgtcctgaaaaataaaattatttaatttgtctttaaaaagaattttgttttctttttttttttttttttctgttcttaaaaaaacattttgttgTCCTGAAAAGGACATTTTGTTGAGTAAATAAAACTCAAGTTGTCTTACGTGGTGAAAAATTTGcgggccctgaaaagggccctaaaaaaaaaatttacaattttaagttaaaCATAAATtccaatcaatcaatcaaatatatataatctatataaACGGGCAACTATCATAATATTACACAATCAGAGAAAAATGAACCAAAAaacaaaacattaaaaatttccatcatttcaaaatattccaaaaattgAGCCCTtttcaataaacaaaatttaattaattacaattttaaattttcccgcttACAATTATCGATTATTAATGAACGTatcaattgtttattattgaattccaaatatttaaatttatcagtgtACTGGCTCATGTGAttcattaatcaattaattacatacacatatatttatatttaaatatatatacatatataattaatcaattaatatatattaattaaacatatattaaattaaacttgttCGATGGCTGTGAGAGGATAAGGAcggttttatatttatcttcattaaatatatatgttatagttcattatttttttttcatcactattatttgttcttttttaaaaaatcatttcttctttcttcCCCTTCTCTTCCTTTCATTTCTTCACTTCATACTCCCTCCCTTTTTATTCTCCTTATTTTctccttctttttttttcttcattttaaatttaaattgccgaaaatttgaatcttaaaaaatgtcgttttttttttttattaaaaaaaaaaaaaaacatttttcttttcttctattatcttctttataaatttttctcattttactTTCATGAAAAACtttacaatgaaaaatttttacaataaaaaaaatgttttttattatttttttttttttattttaaaaaaacatttttctttttcatcttcatctttatttttatttgaatcttttACTTCTTATTAATACTCGCcatcattttaaatcattatcatcattacgcattattttactttctatttattatttaaaactctaagatctatttatatttttcattattatttatatttattatttaatataaatgcaAAAGTTTTGTGGATTCATAAAATTGTTAGAATTTGTCTTTGTGTTTTAGAAAGtatatgataagattttatttcttcctttatttttttatttcttccttATCaccttattcttattattctcCTTCTTCTTATTTATCATtcaatcttatatataattctttctttatatttaatcgcttatttatatttttaattagactcgtgtgattttttattgtagattttaaaaaaaaacaattttttttcttgatcattacataaattatcatattttatgatttatatttcattcagtgattgttaattttttttttgtatttttttttttttttttatattttttttaccacaaTCGcttgagaaatatttttctttattttattatcgcaatttatttatttattaaatacttaattaatttttttttcaattaattatttttttttttgaacaaaaaatttatttaaataaaaaaaaaaaattccaatagaatttcaaatttaaagaaaattaattctaaatttaataagattcattaattaaaataaaaaaaaaattaatttaaatttttaaaaaatattaaattaatttgtttaactataaaattttccaattaatgaacaacttaattaaaaatttaat is a window from the Microplitis demolitor isolate Queensland-Clemson2020A chromosome 4, iyMicDemo2.1a, whole genome shotgun sequence genome containing:
- the LOC103580949 gene encoding cytoplasmic dynein 2 intermediate chain 2 codes for the protein MFNNKSNDPEFFSSTVTTETEKSCHSLQTDDLIYKNKNIQSTIQHSVETQTEAGQAPKDVAVDYDKLAAFLNKVTPKVLEALDEIYDNHTINSYEPIGSRDNDYQLKLLNKFSTIDEFDKQKKISSLSWNKNGGALAVAYSNNHTAWCDHQSRIKFYNLNRNDDKLSEAELKNYETNSCVTCLAYHPIEPSIIAAGLFNGDVLLWNIADNLSQPLQIIVHNEVVTSLMWRRTTITTDSSLLITTSSDGYIYINKLIDNFTDSKLINRFKIIKEHNPVENSRPPSASGRYERTIEPGLSITCLDISYKNNDIFIVGTLCGGLYKCSFNATTPVQGDESLIDPVVDEYERCDGSIVDLKCLSVHDILITCNSNKEIRIFNVTEMTMIRIINMEHTVTGLNFINNIIVTYGADEMIKFFNVNSGQICSDLKIKCQNHLISSLDISLKRNTIAIGDVLGNLEVWKVPPQTTIN